A window of Nocardia arthritidis genomic DNA:
CGTGACGCCCGGATCCCGCATGGACATCAGCTCTCGCCAGGCCCGGTCGAGCGCGGCGGCGGCGTCCGGGTGCAGCGGCAGCCCGGTTTCGCCGTGGTAGGCGTCGAGCACGCCCGAGTACCAGCGGCCCTCAGTTCCGGCGAACTGCGCATCAGCACCTAATTGCTTGCGCACCAGACGTTTTCGCGCCTCGGAACGTTTCGCGACGGTCGCGAGACCCACCTCGCGCCGCCACGGCTCGATATCGGTCAGCGCGCTCGTCACGACCTATTGCCTTCGACGGGAGACTCCCCCGGCGCGGGCATATCCAGCCAGCGCCGTTCCAATGCCGCGCGGAACCGGTCACGGCAGTCGGCGAGCCGCTCGTATCCGGCCAGTTCCGGATCGGCGACCACATCGTTGACCACGATGGCCGATCCGGCCAGCTTCAGCGCGTAGAGCTTCTCGAAGCGGCGCACCGCGAACGCGACATCGTGCTTCAGCGCCGAGAAGCGGGTCGCCACCCGGGCCTGCCGCGAATAGTCGTACTCACCGACCGCGACATACTGTTCGTCGACGACGAGCATGCTCTGCGCGTTGCGCGCGTGCTCCCGCTTGACCAGCACGCTCTCCACCCCGGATCTGGTTTGCCGCCATAGTCTTTCGTCATAGGGCCAGACGTCGTCGATGGTGTCGAGCACGTACATCCGACGCACATCGATCTTGGGCGGATGCGATTTGTCGGCCAGGCGCAGAATCGCCTCGTGATAGTCGTCGCCGACATCGCCACCGATGGTGCCGAGGTCCGCGGTGTGGATCGCGCGGACCGAGCGCCTCGCCTGCTCGAGGATGATCAACCAGTCGCTCACCGTATTCCACTCCCATACGGTGGCGCTGCGCGACGGAATCTGGGTGATGATCTCCTCCGCCCG
This region includes:
- a CDS encoding helix-turn-helix domain-containing protein translates to MAGSSAGREEVGELVRRLRTERGLTQAALAKKSDCSRSLIQQIENGTRIPPLPLRERLSLALGAELPALDDSNSSGGTGGYHDLRMRFNVLLGKDPELVDRALGIAQSLIDAASVKEEIEPLRMIAARQLERAEEIITQIPSRSATVWEWNTVSDWLIILEQARRSVRAIHTADLGTIGGDVGDDYHEAILRLADKSHPPKIDVRRMYVLDTIDDVWPYDERLWRQTRSGVESVLVKREHARNAQSMLVVDEQYVAVGEYDYSRQARVATRFSALKHDVAFAVRRFEKLYALKLAGSAIVVNDVVADPELAGYERLADCRDRFRAALERRWLDMPAPGESPVEGNRS